A single region of the Aurantiacibacter sp. MUD11 genome encodes:
- the nadB gene encoding L-aspartate oxidase yields MTAAGDNYDVLVIGSGAAGLTAALTLATDLRVLVLAKGKLTSGSTAWAQGGIAAVLDAGDTFEDHVRDTMVAGAGLNDRETVEFVIERAPAAIDRLCELGVPFNREGEDLHLTREGGHSHRRIVHVHDATGWAVQAALLKAAEENPNITLLPDRSCIDLITGRHEEKYSGSGRVWGAYALDTTTGKVEAYKAKATIMAAGGAGRVYQFSTAPRGATGDGIAMAWRAGARVSNMEMMQFHPTCLYNLEVKNFLITEAVRGEGGRLFHPETGHRFMEDYDPERMELAPRDVVARAIDDQIKRYGLDYVHLDISHMPADFVTGHFPTIHEKLMGLGIDMTKGPIPVVPAQHYTCGGIVIDLNGRTDLPGLYAAGECTESGLHGANRLASNSLLECFVFGEAAARDILEHWDSFVDPPAIREWDESRVTDSDEEVIIKQNWTEIRRFMWNYVGIVRTTKRLERAAHRISLLASEIDDYYGHFRVTTDLIELRNLHQCAHLIVQSALKRHESRGLHYTLDYPETDDVACDTVLVP; encoded by the coding sequence ATGACTGCTGCAGGCGACAATTACGACGTTCTCGTCATCGGTTCGGGCGCCGCGGGACTGACGGCGGCCCTGACGCTGGCAACCGACCTGCGGGTGCTGGTGCTGGCCAAAGGCAAGCTGACCAGCGGCTCCACCGCCTGGGCCCAGGGCGGGATCGCCGCAGTGCTGGATGCGGGCGACACCTTCGAAGACCACGTGCGCGACACCATGGTGGCCGGGGCCGGCCTGAACGACCGGGAGACGGTGGAATTCGTGATCGAGCGCGCGCCCGCCGCGATCGACCGGCTGTGCGAACTGGGCGTGCCCTTCAACCGCGAGGGGGAAGACCTGCACCTGACGCGCGAGGGCGGTCACTCGCATCGCCGTATCGTGCACGTGCACGATGCCACCGGCTGGGCGGTGCAGGCGGCGCTGCTCAAGGCGGCGGAGGAAAATCCCAACATCACCCTGTTGCCCGACCGCAGCTGCATCGACCTGATCACCGGCCGGCACGAGGAGAAATACTCAGGCTCGGGCCGGGTATGGGGCGCCTATGCGCTGGATACGACGACGGGCAAGGTGGAGGCCTACAAGGCAAAGGCCACCATCATGGCCGCGGGCGGCGCGGGCCGTGTCTACCAGTTCAGCACCGCCCCGCGCGGCGCGACGGGCGACGGCATCGCCATGGCCTGGCGGGCGGGCGCGCGCGTCTCCAACATGGAGATGATGCAGTTCCACCCGACCTGCCTCTACAATCTCGAGGTCAAGAACTTCCTGATCACCGAAGCCGTGCGCGGCGAGGGTGGGCGGCTGTTCCACCCGGAAACCGGCCACCGCTTCATGGAAGACTACGATCCCGAGCGCATGGAACTGGCCCCGCGCGACGTGGTCGCCCGCGCGATCGACGACCAGATCAAGCGCTACGGCCTCGACTATGTCCATCTCGACATCAGCCACATGCCGGCCGACTTCGTGACCGGGCATTTCCCGACCATCCACGAGAAGCTTATGGGGCTGGGCATCGACATGACCAAGGGGCCGATCCCGGTCGTCCCCGCGCAGCATTACACCTGCGGCGGCATCGTGATCGACCTCAACGGTCGCACCGACCTACCCGGCCTTTATGCCGCGGGCGAATGCACCGAAAGCGGATTGCACGGCGCCAATCGCCTCGCCTCCAATTCGCTGCTCGAATGCTTCGTTTTCGGCGAAGCGGCGGCGCGCGACATCCTTGAGCATTGGGACAGCTTCGTCGACCCGCCCGCCATCCGGGAGTGGGACGAAAGCCGCGTGACCGATTCCGACGAAGAGGTCATCATCAAGCAGAACTGGACCGAGATCCGCCGGTTCATGTGGAACTATGTCGGCATCGTGCGCACCACCAAGCGGCTGGAGCGCGCAGCGCACCGCATCTCGCTGCTGGCGAGCGAGATCGACGACTATTACGGTCACTTCCGCGTGACCACCGACCTCATCGAACTGCGCAACCTGCACCAGTGTGCGCACCTGATCGTGCAGAGCGCGCTGAAGCGCCACGAAAGCCGCGGCCTGCACTACACGCTCGACTATCCCGAAACCGATGACGTTGCGTGCGACACCGTGCTGGTGCCGTAG